Proteins from a single region of Lates calcarifer isolate ASB-BC8 linkage group LG19, TLL_Latcal_v3, whole genome shotgun sequence:
- the LOC108892564 gene encoding RAS guanyl-releasing protein 1 isoform X3, translating into MLPSRRTQMDSLVQPLVAQYLAMGCQSKENSQNESVSSEEKGKDDARATPRCGSRARLSPPGRPHRFHKQGPAHTYHTGKSMMSLGHLTKGASWEELIQACLQSFDSDGCLCGSGHLLNITLTMHRLLVSSSDLLDKLVTLFKTALDNEQPTECQRICYLIRHWIQEFWMMFRLDRSLSDSLDQFRELIREQGQERLCSFLETKWINERDWSWKASQKIKANSSKKRKVSLLFDHLEPIELAEHLTYLEFKSFCRISFVDYQNYIRNCCMKDIPVMERSIALCNGISQWVQLMVLSRPTAQLRAEVFTKFIHVAQSLHLMHNYNTLMAVVGGLCHSSISRLKDTTSHVPSEVTKVLNEMTDLLSSCRNYDNYRQAYNRCTGFKIPILGVHLKDLISVNEAMSDYVEDNKVNVQKLQALYTHINELIQLQQIPPRLDANKDLVHLLTLSLDLYYTEDEIYELSYAREPKNCKAPPATPSRPPVVVDWASGVAPKPDPRTISKHVQRMVDSVFKNYDHDENGFISQEDFEKIAASFPFSFCVMDKEKEGLVSREEITAYFMRASVICSKLGLGFVHNFQETTYMKPTFCDNCSGFLWGVIKQGYRCKGLEECPFPYPPDDSKDWSPDSPVTSRLRPQRVHSGTQTEGPHLSSAALEAGRLQPSLLVPTTPTLTSCPSPVPQRKQRHCAKWENRASVVQKPKEPEEESKPSYESLESDNQRLQRANETLRRKLRETEREVEILKTLLKRHALHPVEEDSSS; encoded by the exons ATGCTCCCGTCGAGGAGAACACAGATGGACAGCTTAGTACAACCGCTCGTAGCCCAGTACCTCGCCATGGGATGTCAATCAAAAGAAAACAGCCAAAACGAAAGTGTATCGTcggaagagaaaggaaaggacgATGC TAGAGCGACTCCAAGATGTGGCTCCAGGGCTAGGCTTTCTCCTCCGGGCCGTCCTCACAGGTTCCACAAACAGGGCCCGGCCCATACTTACCACACTGGTAAATCGATGATGTCCCTGGGACACCTCACCAAGGGGGCGAGCTGGGAGGAGCTCATCCAGGCCTGCCTGCAGTCCTTCG ACTCGGACGGTTGTTTATGTGGGAGTGGCCACTTGCTGAACATCACCCTGACCATGCACCGTCTCCTCGTCTCCTCCAGTGATCTGCTGGACAAACTGGTCACTCT ATTCAAAACAGCGCTGGACAATGAGCAGCCAACAGAGTGCCAGAGGATATGTTACCTCATCAG GCACTGGATCCAGGAATTCTGGATGATGTTCCGGTTGGACCGCAGCTTGTCAGACAGCCTGGACCAGTTCCGGGAGCTGATCAGAGAGCAGGGACAGGAGCGTCTTTGCTCATTCCTAGAGACCAAATGGAT AAATGAACGGGACTGGTCGTGGAAGGCCAGCCAGAAGATCAAAGctaacagcagcaaaaagagGAAGGTCTCTCTTCTTTTTGATCACCTGGAGCCCATCGAGTTGGCCGAGCATCTCACCTACCTGGAGTTTAAATCTTTTTGCAGGATATCA tTTGTAGACTATCAGAATTACATTCGCAACTGCTGCATGAAGGACATCCCCGTGATGGAGCGTTCCATTGCCCTGTGTAATGGTATCTCCCAGTGGGTTCAGCTGATGGTGCTGAGCCGGCCGACTGCTCAGCTGAGAGCGGAGGTTTTCACCAAGTTTATCCACGTGGCACAG agTCTACATCTTATGCACAACTACAACACACTAATGGCAGTGGTAGGAGGCCTTTGTCACAGCTCCATCTCCAGACTGAAAGACACCACCTCACATGTGCCTAGTGAGGTCACCAAG GTACTGAACGAGATGACAGACCTGCTGTCCTCATGCAGAAACTACGACAACTATAGACAAGCTTACAACAGGTGTACAGGTTTTAAAATCCCTATCCTGGGCGTCCACCTCAAAGACCTGATTTCAGTCAATGAGGCCATGTCGGACTATGtggaggacaacaaggtcaaCGTCCAGAAGCTGCAGGCACTCTACACCCACATTAACGAGCTGATCCAGCTCCAGCAGATCCCACCCAGGCTGGACGCCAACAAGGACCTGGTTCATCTGTTGACG CTGTCCTTGGACCTTTACTACACTGAGGATGAGATCTATGAACTGTCTTATGCCAGGGAACCCAAGAACTGTAAAGCACCT CCAGCCACCCCCTCTAGACCTCCAGTGGTTGTGGACTGGGCATCAGGAGTGGCACCCAAACCTGACCCCCGAACCATCAGTAAACATGTGCAGAGAATGGTGGAT TCCGTGTTTAAGAACTACGATCACGACGAGAACGGCTTCATTTCTCAAGAGGACTTTGAGAAAATTGCTGCTagctttcctttttccttctgtgtCATGGACAAAGAGAA GGAAGGCCTTGTCAGCAGAGAGGAGATCACAGCCTATTTCATGCGGGCCAGTGTCATCTGTTCCAAACTGGGGCTCGGGTTTGTCCACAACTTCCAGGAGACCACTTACATGAAACCCACCTTCTGTGACAACTGCTCAGGATTT TTGTGGGGCGTCATCAAGCAAGGCTACAGATGCAAAG GTTTGGAAGAATGTCCTTTCCCCTACCCGCCAGATGACAGCAAAGACTGGAGCCCAGACTCCCCAGTCACCTCCCGTCTGAGGCCCCAGCGGGTCCATAGTGGCACCCAGACAGAGGGACCCCACTTATCCTCTGCAGCCCTGGAGGCTGGTCGCCTTCAGCCCTCTCTGTTAGTCCCAACGACACCCACCCTCACCTCGTGTCCCAGCCCGGTGCCCCAGAGAAAACAACGGCACTGCGCCAAGTGGGAAAACAGAGCTTCTGTTGTGCAAAAGCCTAAAGAACCCGAGGAGGAGAGCAAACCCTCCTATGAATCCCTGGAATCA GACAACCAGAGGCTGCAGAGAGCCAATGAGACACTACGTAGGAAGCTGAGGGAGACAGAGCGGGAGGTGGAAATACTAAAGACGCTGCTGAAGAGGCACGCTCTCCACCCCGTGGAGGAGGACTCCTCGTCCTAG
- the LOC108892564 gene encoding RAS guanyl-releasing protein 1 isoform X1, with amino-acid sequence MLPSRRTQMDSLVQPLVAQYLAMGCQSKENSQNESVSSEEKGKDDARATPRCGSRARLSPPGRPHRFHKQGPAHTYHTGKSMMSLGHLTKGASWEELIQACLQSFDSDGCLCGSGHLLNITLTMHRLLVSSSDLLDKLVTLFKTALDNEQPTECQRICYLIRHWIQEFWMMFRLDRSLSDSLDQFRELIREQGQERLCSFLETKWINERDWSWKASQKIKANSSKKRKVSLLFDHLEPIELAEHLTYLEFKSFCRISFVDYQNYIRNCCMKDIPVMERSIALCNGISQWVQLMVLSRPTAQLRAEVFTKFIHVAQSLHLMHNYNTLMAVVGGLCHSSISRLKDTTSHVPSEVTKVLNEMTDLLSSCRNYDNYRQAYNRCTGFKIPILGVHLKDLISVNEAMSDYVEDNKVNVQKLQALYTHINELIQLQQIPPRLDANKDLVHLLTLSLDLYYTEDEIYELSYAREPKNCKAPPATPSRPPVVVDWASGVAPKPDPRTISKHVQRMVDSVFKNYDHDENGFISQEDFEKIAASFPFSFCVMDKEKEGLVSREEITAYFMRASVICSKLGLGFVHNFQETTYMKPTFCDNCSGFLWGVIKQGYRCKDCGMNCHKLCKDQVAFECKKNTKVATDSPTPSSTPVTMGTSEGLEECPFPYPPDDSKDWSPDSPVTSRLRPQRVHSGTQTEGPHLSSAALEAGRLQPSLLVPTTPTLTSCPSPVPQRKQRHCAKWENRASVVQKPKEPEEESKPSYESLESDNQRLQRANETLRRKLRETEREVEILKTLLKRHALHPVEEDSSS; translated from the exons ATGCTCCCGTCGAGGAGAACACAGATGGACAGCTTAGTACAACCGCTCGTAGCCCAGTACCTCGCCATGGGATGTCAATCAAAAGAAAACAGCCAAAACGAAAGTGTATCGTcggaagagaaaggaaaggacgATGC TAGAGCGACTCCAAGATGTGGCTCCAGGGCTAGGCTTTCTCCTCCGGGCCGTCCTCACAGGTTCCACAAACAGGGCCCGGCCCATACTTACCACACTGGTAAATCGATGATGTCCCTGGGACACCTCACCAAGGGGGCGAGCTGGGAGGAGCTCATCCAGGCCTGCCTGCAGTCCTTCG ACTCGGACGGTTGTTTATGTGGGAGTGGCCACTTGCTGAACATCACCCTGACCATGCACCGTCTCCTCGTCTCCTCCAGTGATCTGCTGGACAAACTGGTCACTCT ATTCAAAACAGCGCTGGACAATGAGCAGCCAACAGAGTGCCAGAGGATATGTTACCTCATCAG GCACTGGATCCAGGAATTCTGGATGATGTTCCGGTTGGACCGCAGCTTGTCAGACAGCCTGGACCAGTTCCGGGAGCTGATCAGAGAGCAGGGACAGGAGCGTCTTTGCTCATTCCTAGAGACCAAATGGAT AAATGAACGGGACTGGTCGTGGAAGGCCAGCCAGAAGATCAAAGctaacagcagcaaaaagagGAAGGTCTCTCTTCTTTTTGATCACCTGGAGCCCATCGAGTTGGCCGAGCATCTCACCTACCTGGAGTTTAAATCTTTTTGCAGGATATCA tTTGTAGACTATCAGAATTACATTCGCAACTGCTGCATGAAGGACATCCCCGTGATGGAGCGTTCCATTGCCCTGTGTAATGGTATCTCCCAGTGGGTTCAGCTGATGGTGCTGAGCCGGCCGACTGCTCAGCTGAGAGCGGAGGTTTTCACCAAGTTTATCCACGTGGCACAG agTCTACATCTTATGCACAACTACAACACACTAATGGCAGTGGTAGGAGGCCTTTGTCACAGCTCCATCTCCAGACTGAAAGACACCACCTCACATGTGCCTAGTGAGGTCACCAAG GTACTGAACGAGATGACAGACCTGCTGTCCTCATGCAGAAACTACGACAACTATAGACAAGCTTACAACAGGTGTACAGGTTTTAAAATCCCTATCCTGGGCGTCCACCTCAAAGACCTGATTTCAGTCAATGAGGCCATGTCGGACTATGtggaggacaacaaggtcaaCGTCCAGAAGCTGCAGGCACTCTACACCCACATTAACGAGCTGATCCAGCTCCAGCAGATCCCACCCAGGCTGGACGCCAACAAGGACCTGGTTCATCTGTTGACG CTGTCCTTGGACCTTTACTACACTGAGGATGAGATCTATGAACTGTCTTATGCCAGGGAACCCAAGAACTGTAAAGCACCT CCAGCCACCCCCTCTAGACCTCCAGTGGTTGTGGACTGGGCATCAGGAGTGGCACCCAAACCTGACCCCCGAACCATCAGTAAACATGTGCAGAGAATGGTGGAT TCCGTGTTTAAGAACTACGATCACGACGAGAACGGCTTCATTTCTCAAGAGGACTTTGAGAAAATTGCTGCTagctttcctttttccttctgtgtCATGGACAAAGAGAA GGAAGGCCTTGTCAGCAGAGAGGAGATCACAGCCTATTTCATGCGGGCCAGTGTCATCTGTTCCAAACTGGGGCTCGGGTTTGTCCACAACTTCCAGGAGACCACTTACATGAAACCCACCTTCTGTGACAACTGCTCAGGATTT TTGTGGGGCGTCATCAAGCAAGGCTACAGATGCAAAG ACTGTGGGATGAACTGCCACAAGCTGTGCAAGGACCAGGTGGCGTTTGAATGCAAGAAGAACACCAAAGTGGCCACTGATAGTCCGACACCAAGCTCCACACCTGTCACCATGGGCACCTCAGAGG GTTTGGAAGAATGTCCTTTCCCCTACCCGCCAGATGACAGCAAAGACTGGAGCCCAGACTCCCCAGTCACCTCCCGTCTGAGGCCCCAGCGGGTCCATAGTGGCACCCAGACAGAGGGACCCCACTTATCCTCTGCAGCCCTGGAGGCTGGTCGCCTTCAGCCCTCTCTGTTAGTCCCAACGACACCCACCCTCACCTCGTGTCCCAGCCCGGTGCCCCAGAGAAAACAACGGCACTGCGCCAAGTGGGAAAACAGAGCTTCTGTTGTGCAAAAGCCTAAAGAACCCGAGGAGGAGAGCAAACCCTCCTATGAATCCCTGGAATCA GACAACCAGAGGCTGCAGAGAGCCAATGAGACACTACGTAGGAAGCTGAGGGAGACAGAGCGGGAGGTGGAAATACTAAAGACGCTGCTGAAGAGGCACGCTCTCCACCCCGTGGAGGAGGACTCCTCGTCCTAG
- the LOC108892564 gene encoding RAS guanyl-releasing protein 1 isoform X2 → MLPSRRTQMDSLVQPLVAQYLAMGCQSKENSQNESVSSEEKGKDDAATPRCGSRARLSPPGRPHRFHKQGPAHTYHTGKSMMSLGHLTKGASWEELIQACLQSFDSDGCLCGSGHLLNITLTMHRLLVSSSDLLDKLVTLFKTALDNEQPTECQRICYLIRHWIQEFWMMFRLDRSLSDSLDQFRELIREQGQERLCSFLETKWINERDWSWKASQKIKANSSKKRKVSLLFDHLEPIELAEHLTYLEFKSFCRISFVDYQNYIRNCCMKDIPVMERSIALCNGISQWVQLMVLSRPTAQLRAEVFTKFIHVAQSLHLMHNYNTLMAVVGGLCHSSISRLKDTTSHVPSEVTKVLNEMTDLLSSCRNYDNYRQAYNRCTGFKIPILGVHLKDLISVNEAMSDYVEDNKVNVQKLQALYTHINELIQLQQIPPRLDANKDLVHLLTLSLDLYYTEDEIYELSYAREPKNCKAPPATPSRPPVVVDWASGVAPKPDPRTISKHVQRMVDSVFKNYDHDENGFISQEDFEKIAASFPFSFCVMDKEKEGLVSREEITAYFMRASVICSKLGLGFVHNFQETTYMKPTFCDNCSGFLWGVIKQGYRCKDCGMNCHKLCKDQVAFECKKNTKVATDSPTPSSTPVTMGTSEGLEECPFPYPPDDSKDWSPDSPVTSRLRPQRVHSGTQTEGPHLSSAALEAGRLQPSLLVPTTPTLTSCPSPVPQRKQRHCAKWENRASVVQKPKEPEEESKPSYESLESDNQRLQRANETLRRKLRETEREVEILKTLLKRHALHPVEEDSSS, encoded by the exons ATGCTCCCGTCGAGGAGAACACAGATGGACAGCTTAGTACAACCGCTCGTAGCCCAGTACCTCGCCATGGGATGTCAATCAAAAGAAAACAGCCAAAACGAAAGTGTATCGTcggaagagaaaggaaaggacgATGC AGCGACTCCAAGATGTGGCTCCAGGGCTAGGCTTTCTCCTCCGGGCCGTCCTCACAGGTTCCACAAACAGGGCCCGGCCCATACTTACCACACTGGTAAATCGATGATGTCCCTGGGACACCTCACCAAGGGGGCGAGCTGGGAGGAGCTCATCCAGGCCTGCCTGCAGTCCTTCG ACTCGGACGGTTGTTTATGTGGGAGTGGCCACTTGCTGAACATCACCCTGACCATGCACCGTCTCCTCGTCTCCTCCAGTGATCTGCTGGACAAACTGGTCACTCT ATTCAAAACAGCGCTGGACAATGAGCAGCCAACAGAGTGCCAGAGGATATGTTACCTCATCAG GCACTGGATCCAGGAATTCTGGATGATGTTCCGGTTGGACCGCAGCTTGTCAGACAGCCTGGACCAGTTCCGGGAGCTGATCAGAGAGCAGGGACAGGAGCGTCTTTGCTCATTCCTAGAGACCAAATGGAT AAATGAACGGGACTGGTCGTGGAAGGCCAGCCAGAAGATCAAAGctaacagcagcaaaaagagGAAGGTCTCTCTTCTTTTTGATCACCTGGAGCCCATCGAGTTGGCCGAGCATCTCACCTACCTGGAGTTTAAATCTTTTTGCAGGATATCA tTTGTAGACTATCAGAATTACATTCGCAACTGCTGCATGAAGGACATCCCCGTGATGGAGCGTTCCATTGCCCTGTGTAATGGTATCTCCCAGTGGGTTCAGCTGATGGTGCTGAGCCGGCCGACTGCTCAGCTGAGAGCGGAGGTTTTCACCAAGTTTATCCACGTGGCACAG agTCTACATCTTATGCACAACTACAACACACTAATGGCAGTGGTAGGAGGCCTTTGTCACAGCTCCATCTCCAGACTGAAAGACACCACCTCACATGTGCCTAGTGAGGTCACCAAG GTACTGAACGAGATGACAGACCTGCTGTCCTCATGCAGAAACTACGACAACTATAGACAAGCTTACAACAGGTGTACAGGTTTTAAAATCCCTATCCTGGGCGTCCACCTCAAAGACCTGATTTCAGTCAATGAGGCCATGTCGGACTATGtggaggacaacaaggtcaaCGTCCAGAAGCTGCAGGCACTCTACACCCACATTAACGAGCTGATCCAGCTCCAGCAGATCCCACCCAGGCTGGACGCCAACAAGGACCTGGTTCATCTGTTGACG CTGTCCTTGGACCTTTACTACACTGAGGATGAGATCTATGAACTGTCTTATGCCAGGGAACCCAAGAACTGTAAAGCACCT CCAGCCACCCCCTCTAGACCTCCAGTGGTTGTGGACTGGGCATCAGGAGTGGCACCCAAACCTGACCCCCGAACCATCAGTAAACATGTGCAGAGAATGGTGGAT TCCGTGTTTAAGAACTACGATCACGACGAGAACGGCTTCATTTCTCAAGAGGACTTTGAGAAAATTGCTGCTagctttcctttttccttctgtgtCATGGACAAAGAGAA GGAAGGCCTTGTCAGCAGAGAGGAGATCACAGCCTATTTCATGCGGGCCAGTGTCATCTGTTCCAAACTGGGGCTCGGGTTTGTCCACAACTTCCAGGAGACCACTTACATGAAACCCACCTTCTGTGACAACTGCTCAGGATTT TTGTGGGGCGTCATCAAGCAAGGCTACAGATGCAAAG ACTGTGGGATGAACTGCCACAAGCTGTGCAAGGACCAGGTGGCGTTTGAATGCAAGAAGAACACCAAAGTGGCCACTGATAGTCCGACACCAAGCTCCACACCTGTCACCATGGGCACCTCAGAGG GTTTGGAAGAATGTCCTTTCCCCTACCCGCCAGATGACAGCAAAGACTGGAGCCCAGACTCCCCAGTCACCTCCCGTCTGAGGCCCCAGCGGGTCCATAGTGGCACCCAGACAGAGGGACCCCACTTATCCTCTGCAGCCCTGGAGGCTGGTCGCCTTCAGCCCTCTCTGTTAGTCCCAACGACACCCACCCTCACCTCGTGTCCCAGCCCGGTGCCCCAGAGAAAACAACGGCACTGCGCCAAGTGGGAAAACAGAGCTTCTGTTGTGCAAAAGCCTAAAGAACCCGAGGAGGAGAGCAAACCCTCCTATGAATCCCTGGAATCA GACAACCAGAGGCTGCAGAGAGCCAATGAGACACTACGTAGGAAGCTGAGGGAGACAGAGCGGGAGGTGGAAATACTAAAGACGCTGCTGAAGAGGCACGCTCTCCACCCCGTGGAGGAGGACTCCTCGTCCTAG
- the exd1 gene encoding piRNA biogenesis protein EXD1, whose translation MVVDDVQFLNILKGKRIKLTLKTSSYLGVVQRINPNKTLILADVVSGSNGCKFPGSKMFFGHEILNVEFTNEANCDSGNVNDHKLEDQLNVEKFQPYRKTITMDEDEDEEEYIDFVVIDEFHEKFGPAVMHIKKQPVIGVGADGVEVFKHGRLCWLQIATKNKVYLFDILLLGSRAFKNGLSMILENKHILKVIHDCRAIAGCLIAQFGVKLTNVFDTQVADVMCFYSETGGFLPNRVSTLQEVVSLHLKVPSSQLLSLQMKSQLTKEEEEVWYKRPCPVTLLKVMALSVIHLQPLRLVLLDTLLTDYMALVDSYLNSSHYQPDELEHVSMESVLELPRELRQLPEMHQERQEWATNHYPVTEQGLLARFNPKTKSPSQTSPAGEEDSQTQTDSFGPATVKSPSSAQQDTPFYQLPTSPPKVAGVSPVDVHASPDPAISGSSHSHQCQTLGNQCLLLAPFLQV comes from the exons ATGGTTGTGGACGACGTGCAGTTCCTGAATATCCTCAAGGGAAAACGCATCAAACTGACCCTTAAGACTTCATCTTACCTCGGCGTCGTCCAGCGTATAAATCCCAACAAAACGTTGATTTTGGCGGACG TGGTTAGTGGCAGTAATGGCTGTAAATTTCCTGGCTCGAAAATGTTCTTTGGGCACGAGATTCTCAATG TGGAATTTACCAATGAAGCAAATTGTGACAGTGG AAATGTTAATGACCACAAACTTGAAGATCAGTTGAATGTGGAAAAGTTTCAGCCATACAGGAAGACAATCACAATGG atgaagatgaagatgaagaggagtaCATCGACTTTGTAGTCATTGATGAGTTTCATGAGAAGTTTGGCCCTGCT GTGATGCACATTAAGAAGCAGCCTGTGATTGGTGTGGGAGCTGATGGAGTTGAGGTATTTAAGCATGGGAGGCTCTGCTGGCTGCAA ATTGCCACTAAAAACAAGGTATACCTGTTTGATATTCTGTTACTTGGATCCCGGGCCTTTAAGAATGGTCTCTCCATGATCCTGGAGAATAAGCACATATTAAAG GTGATACATGACTGCAGGGCCATAGCTGGATGTCTGATTGCTCAGTTTGGAGTAAAGCTAACCAACGTCTTTGACACACAG GTGGCAGATGTCATGTGCTTCTACTCAGAGACAGGTGGGTTTCTTCCCAACAGAGTCAGCACTCTCCAGGAGGTGGTGAGTCTCCATCTGAAGGTGCCTTCCTCCCAGCTCTTGTCCCTTCAGATGAAGTCACAGCTCACCAAg gaggaagaggaggtgtgGTACAAGCGTCCGTGTCCTGTAACCCTGCTGAAGGTGATGGCTCTGTCAGTCATCCACCTGCAGCCTCTCAGACTGGTGCTGCTGGATACCCTGTTGACAGACTACATGGCCCTGGTGGATTCATACCTCAACAGCAGCCACTATCAACCTGATGAGTTGGAGCATGTCAGCATG GAGAGTGTATTGGAGTTACCCAGAGAGCTGAGACAGCTGCCAGAAATGCATCAGGAGCGTCAGGAGTGGGCTACTAACCACTACCCTGTCACAGAGCAGGGTCTGCTGGCTCGCTTCAACCCCAAAACTAAGTCTCCATCACAGACCTCACCTGCAGGAGAAGAGGAtagtcagacacagacagactccTTTGGACCTGCAACTGTGAAGTCACCTTCATCAGCACAACAGGACACTCCCTTTTACCAACTACCTACAAGCCCTCCAAAGGTCGCCGGAGTTTCTCCTGTGGATGTCCATGCCTCCCCCGACCCTGCCATCTCAGGCTCCAGTCACAGCCACCAGTGCCAGACTTTGGGAAACCAATGCCTCCTGTTGGCCCCCTTTCTGCAGGTGTag